The nucleotide window GCGCGCGTCGTAGTCGGCGAGCGCCTCCTCGGTGTCCGGGTGGGCGGCCAGCGCGGCACACAGCACGACGGCGTCCTCCAGGGCCTGGCAGGCGCCCTGCCCGAGGTCGGAGGTCATCGCGTGGGCGGCGTCGCCGAGCAGCGCGACCCGCCCCGCGGCGAACACCGGGAGCGGGAGGGGGAGTTCGAAGACGTCGTCGTGGCGGACCGCGCCGGGCGGGGTGCGGCCCAGCAGGTCGGGGAGGGGGCGATGCCAGGTGCCGAAGTGGCGTACCACCTCGGCGTGTTCGTCCGGATGACGCGCGCCCTGCGGCGTGTTGGCGACGGCGTACCAGTAGACCCGGCCGTCGGCGAGCGGCATCCTGCCGAACTCCCGGCCGCGCCCCCAGGTCGTGCCGCCGGGCTCCTCGCGGTCGACCTCCGCGATCCCCCGCCAGACGCTGTGCCCGCTGTAGACCGGGGGCGCCGCGCCGGGCCACAGCTGCCCGCGCAGGCGGCTGTGGAGGCCGTCGGCGGCGATCACCACCCGGGCCGGGACGCTCACCCGGGCCGCGCCGCGCCGGTAGTGCACCAGCGCGGTGCCGTCGGCCCGCCGCTCCACGCCGGTGACCTCGGCGCCGGTCAGGAGGTGGTCGGCGGGTACCGCGTCGCGCAGGGTCCGGTGCAGGGCCGGCCGCAGCAGCACGGCGGTGGAGAGCCCATGGCGGCGCACGAACGCGGGGTCGGTGGGTTTCATCAGCCGCCGTCCCCCGGCGGTGCGCACCCCCTCGCCGCCCGGCAGCATGGTGGCGGCCAGCTCCCTGACCCGGTCGCCCACACCGAGCTGGTCCAGTGCCCGCTGGGCGTTGGCCAGCAGGGAGATCCCGGCGCCGTCGGCCCGCAGGGACCCGGCGCGTTCCAGCACCAGCACGGACCGTCCCATCCGGGTCAGGCCGGCCGCCGCGGCCAGTCCGCCGATACCGGCCCCGACCACCACCGCGTAGGGGTGGCCGGGCGTGTCGGCGGCCATCAGATCCGCTCGCCGGGCGCGTCGGGACGTCCCTTGATCAGCAGCGACGCGCCGAACGCGAGCGCGATGACGAGCGCGGCCGCCCACAGCGCCGCACGGTAGCCGTCCGCCGAGTGCACCCCGGCCGGTCCGGCGAGCTGGGCAGCCAGGACGAAGCCGAGGGACGAACCCACCCCGTAGGCGGCCGAGTTGACGCCGGGCAGCAGGCTGGGGCTCTGCGGCGCGGCGAGGAGGGCGCTCAGGCCGTTCAGCGGCGTCATGGCCCCCGCGAGACCGAAGCCGACGAGGACCACCAGGGCCAGCACCAGCCACCGTGAGGACAGGCCCAGGGCGAGGGCGGCCAGCACCGGGACCGTGAGGGCGGTGGCGACGCGCAGCACACGGCGCCAGCCCACCCGGAAGGCGAGCGTGCCGACGGCGGGTGCCAGAAGGACGTTGACCAGGCACACCGGCACGATGAAGAACAGCGCGGCCTCGGTGGCCGAGAGGCCGTAGCCGACCTCACGGTTCTGACTGAACACCGGTATCACGAAGTTGATGGTGCTGAGCATGCCCATGGTGACGAGGATCGAGGTGAGCAGGACGGGCCAGGCCTGACGGGACCTCAGATACTGGGGCGGCAGCAGCGCGTTCGGCCGCCGGCGCTCGATGGCCCAGAACACCACCAGGAGCAGCGCGCCGAGCACCAGCATGCCCGCCACGCCGCCCGCCGGGGCGCCGGCGGCCATGCCGATGCCCAGCTCCACACAGGCCAGGGCGAGCGAGAGCACCGTGAGCCCCAGCCAGTCCAGGCGGCCCGTCGCGACCCGTTCCGGCTCCGGCACGGTCCGGCCCAGAACCACCGCGGTGAGCACCCCGAACGCGGCCATGACCAGGAAGACCGACCGGTAGCCGTACCGGTCGGTGAGCCATCCGGAGAGCAGGCCGTCCAGCCCGACGATGCCGCCGTTCGCGGCGGTGATCAGGCCCATGGCACGGCCGAACTGTCCGGGCCCCAGGGTCTGTCGCATCACGCGCAGCGCCAGGGGGAACACCGCGGTCGCCGTGGACTGCACGGTACGGCCGACGACGAACACCGCCATCGTCGGGGCGGCCGCCGCGACGAGCGCCCCGGCGACGGCCAGCGCCAGCGCACCGATCATCAGGGCACGGGTGCGTCCGTAGTCGCTGCAGGCCGCCATGATCACCGAGAGCAGCCCGCCCAGGAGGAAGAACAGGGCCTGGGCCAGGCCCACGGCGGCGGTGTCGGCGTGCAGCCGCCGGGCGATGTCCGGGAGCGCCGGGGTGGGCATGGAGATGCACAGCTGGCAGGCGACCGCCGCAAGCACCAGCGCGGCGATGAGGGACGTCGTGCTGCGGGAGGGCGGGAC belongs to Streptomyces sp. NBC_01454 and includes:
- a CDS encoding FAD-dependent monooxygenase — its product is MAADTPGHPYAVVVGAGIGGLAAAAGLTRMGRSVLVLERAGSLRADGAGISLLANAQRALDQLGVGDRVRELAATMLPGGEGVRTAGGRRLMKPTDPAFVRRHGLSTAVLLRPALHRTLRDAVPADHLLTGAEVTGVERRADGTALVHYRRGAARVSVPARVVIAADGLHSRLRGQLWPGAAPPVYSGHSVWRGIAEVDREEPGGTTWGRGREFGRMPLADGRVYWYAVANTPQGARHPDEHAEVVRHFGTWHRPLPDLLGRTPPGAVRHDDVFELPLPLPVFAAGRVALLGDAAHAMTSDLGQGACQALEDAVVLCAALAAHPDTEEALADYDARRRPRAQAIVAASRRVGRMKLRERWWQVLARDALTTLAPPRTGEAALARIGDWHPPHLPAGAAR
- a CDS encoding MFS transporter, yielding MKQTSPPGLSPDAAVPPSRSTTSLIAALVLAAVACQLCISMPTPALPDIARRLHADTAAVGLAQALFFLLGGLLSVIMAACSDYGRTRALMIGALALAVAGALVAAAAPTMAVFVVGRTVQSTATAVFPLALRVMRQTLGPGQFGRAMGLITAANGGIVGLDGLLSGWLTDRYGYRSVFLVMAAFGVLTAVVLGRTVPEPERVATGRLDWLGLTVLSLALACVELGIGMAAGAPAGGVAGMLVLGALLLVVFWAIERRRPNALLPPQYLRSRQAWPVLLTSILVTMGMLSTINFVIPVFSQNREVGYGLSATEAALFFIVPVCLVNVLLAPAVGTLAFRVGWRRVLRVATALTVPVLAALALGLSSRWLVLALVVLVGFGLAGAMTPLNGLSALLAAPQSPSLLPGVNSAAYGVGSSLGFVLAAQLAGPAGVHSADGYRAALWAAALVIALAFGASLLIKGRPDAPGERI